One window of Acidobacteriota bacterium genomic DNA carries:
- a CDS encoding FHA domain-containing protein — MTVDIEMLRDGTRWTLDQREVTLGRDPDSDVRLTADEFLMVSRRHAIVRTVGEGDVWLEDQNSFNGTLLNGRRISNERLNSGDLIRLGDDGPEFRVTFGTGVMLRPGTNPDLRGATAAGSNTPPLGSYSAPTAFSAGAARTPPPTQYGGGGVGSSGTGATKEPPPTSYGGRPGTGGFATTSRTPAPPQIPTHEVPTHMAGTSGGLQAPALSASAQMPAATYDELSPGEEAMLESKIAMTRNLLLLVILLCIALGAVVIIQGQEIRKTRETLNAMQRQAENAVGQFMPQLNNRLNRFDSRLDDFQGKMDQMDANMKRAEDRFVVRMNTEMPKIMDRYVQMKANEIQRSTKGQVQIR, encoded by the coding sequence ATGACTGTCGATATCGAGATGCTGCGCGATGGCACCCGCTGGACGCTCGACCAGCGCGAAGTCACTCTCGGTCGCGATCCGGATTCCGATGTCCGGCTCACTGCCGACGAGTTCCTCATGGTCTCGCGGCGGCATGCCATCGTGCGCACCGTGGGCGAGGGCGACGTTTGGCTCGAAGATCAGAACAGTTTCAATGGCACGCTGCTCAACGGACGTCGCATCTCCAACGAGCGCCTCAACTCCGGCGACCTCATCCGCCTGGGTGACGACGGTCCAGAATTCCGCGTGACCTTCGGCACCGGCGTGATGCTGCGTCCGGGGACGAACCCTGACCTGCGCGGCGCCACCGCCGCCGGCTCGAACACTCCGCCGCTCGGCAGTTATAGCGCGCCCACCGCCTTCAGTGCCGGAGCCGCGCGCACGCCGCCGCCCACGCAATATGGCGGTGGTGGCGTCGGCTCAAGCGGGACGGGCGCCACGAAAGAACCGCCGCCCACCAGTTACGGCGGCCGCCCGGGTACCGGCGGTTTTGCCACCACTTCCCGCACCCCTGCGCCTCCCCAGATTCCCACGCATGAAGTCCCCACCCATATGGCGGGGACCAGTGGCGGTTTGCAGGCCCCGGCCCTGAGCGCTTCCGCGCAGATGCCGGCCGCTACCTATGACGAACTTTCTCCTGGAGAAGAAGCCATGTTGGAAAGCAAGATCGCTATGACGCGCAACCTGCTCCTGCTCGTGATCCTCCTCTGCATCGCCTTGGGCGCGGTGGTGATCATTCAAGGACAGGAGATCAGGAAGACGCGCGAGACTCTCAACGCCATGCAGCGGCAGGCGGAGAACGCCGTCGGCCAGTTCATGCCGCAGCTCAACAACCGCCTCAACCGCTTTGACTCGCGTCTCGACGACTTCCAAGGCAAGATGGACCAGATGGACGCGAACATGAAGCGCGCCGAAGATCGCTTCGTCGTCCGCATGAATACCGAGATGCCGAAGATCATGGATCGTTACGTCCAGATGAAGGCCAACGAGATCCAGCGCAGCACCAAGGGACAAGTCCAGATCCGCTAG
- a CDS encoding FHA domain-containing protein, whose amino-acid sequence MVATVTCRFCGRVNYETQTNCALCGKRLAESDTNTPPIGSISDDSHANTADDSRHWLIGSAGEQSGKRVEVPKDGATIGRHPTQNKIVINDPEVSRIHARLAVEGDRLTLEDSSANGTYVNDRRIERVTLRDGDEVRFGLSENNTFTYQLESFAVARAKVLQAGSASAAAAAAMPAPAPGPGSGPKSGTQVAMVKPLRSAVTVRLGAEDATLITRGSLQLVLDQYAVENIPITTNRMKLGRAPAATDRVQIDHPTVSDNHAEITASAVGATLRDLASSNGTYVNGQRITERLLHDGDLIQLGDCDSKLLLYRHPKRRVMVLRDLELKKPVMTMGRDASNDIRLDHPTVSRSHAEIRRVGSGFEIVDKGSDNGTFVNGMKIKRQALNPRDKITLGAVHLVFDGSQLEQQSDGTRVRLVASHLTRTVTDQHTHRPLVLLDDISLAIEPREFVGLLGPVGSGKSTLMYALNGFQPADNGRVLMNNWSLYDDFEALRSIIGYVPQDDIVHKTLTVRECLYYAGRLRLPDDTDEDEIRKRLAEVVEMLDLNERLDVAVGELSGGQRKRVSVAIELLSKPSMLFLDEPTAGQDPRTEMRMMQLFRQIANRGSTVVITTHLLGSFSLLDKIAVLVRGKLAYYGPGLEMLHYFQTQRPHEVYDKLREREPEHWAKKYRETDLYRDFVTHGAGEEKKSGRAQGSSRPVRSEPHSPARQLATLVARQFVSRLKDWKNVAGMLVPTLAIALLTGLLSSGPNEPKTLLMVVFAGMWFGCSASVREIIDELSIYRRERQRGLSLWSYLGSKLLYFGVIALVQSALFVTVLSLMDAQSNHYFGALLIMWAMTMQGVLIGLLISALARNADWALSIFPLALIPQLLLAGLLVPVQQRHPFNIVKVGETPTCTDRVALNGFCRENAPRWTLAREMPAVLSYAASPFMAARWGLEALSDLYVHDYTEDVRNLDKYGYSFADLGAVSVTFHEDDETRIRDDVDALLAGRITPQQFADRGRSPEWIPYACVLSGFAFTMLFLTMAALKRKDYEMTRL is encoded by the coding sequence ATGGTAGCCACGGTCACGTGTCGGTTTTGTGGACGGGTCAACTACGAAACGCAGACGAACTGTGCTCTATGCGGCAAGCGCCTGGCCGAGTCCGACACCAATACTCCTCCCATCGGCAGCATCAGCGATGACTCGCACGCCAACACGGCCGATGACTCGCGCCATTGGCTGATCGGCAGCGCCGGCGAGCAGAGTGGCAAGCGGGTTGAAGTCCCCAAAGATGGCGCGACCATCGGCCGCCATCCCACGCAGAACAAGATCGTCATCAACGACCCTGAAGTCTCGCGCATCCACGCGCGCCTCGCCGTCGAGGGCGACCGCCTCACGCTCGAAGACTCTTCCGCCAACGGCACCTACGTGAACGATCGCCGCATCGAGCGCGTGACCCTGCGCGATGGTGACGAAGTGCGCTTCGGACTCTCCGAGAACAACACGTTTACCTATCAATTGGAGAGCTTTGCCGTGGCGCGCGCGAAGGTGCTACAGGCAGGCTCGGCTTCCGCCGCGGCCGCTGCGGCCATGCCGGCGCCGGCGCCAGGACCAGGATCCGGACCAAAGAGCGGCACGCAAGTCGCCATGGTCAAGCCGCTGCGTTCTGCCGTCACCGTGCGGCTGGGCGCAGAAGACGCTACCCTGATCACGCGCGGCTCGTTGCAACTCGTGCTCGACCAGTACGCCGTCGAGAACATCCCCATCACCACGAATCGGATGAAGCTCGGCCGCGCGCCTGCCGCCACCGATCGCGTGCAGATCGATCATCCCACCGTCTCCGACAATCACGCCGAGATCACCGCCAGCGCGGTAGGGGCCACGCTGCGCGACCTCGCTTCCAGCAACGGCACCTACGTCAACGGACAGCGCATCACCGAGCGCCTGCTTCACGATGGTGACCTCATCCAGCTGGGCGATTGCGATTCCAAGCTGCTGCTCTATCGCCATCCCAAGCGCCGCGTCATGGTGTTGCGCGACCTCGAGCTGAAGAAGCCGGTCATGACGATGGGCCGCGACGCCTCGAACGACATCAGGCTCGATCATCCCACCGTCTCGCGCAGTCATGCCGAGATCCGCCGCGTGGGCTCTGGCTTTGAGATCGTGGACAAGGGTTCCGACAACGGCACCTTCGTCAATGGGATGAAGATCAAGCGCCAGGCGCTGAACCCGCGCGACAAGATCACGCTCGGCGCCGTGCATCTCGTCTTCGACGGCTCGCAGCTCGAGCAGCAGTCGGATGGCACGCGCGTCCGCCTGGTCGCCAGCCATCTCACGCGCACCGTCACTGACCAGCACACGCACCGGCCGCTGGTGTTGCTCGATGACATCTCGCTCGCCATCGAGCCGCGCGAGTTCGTGGGACTCCTCGGCCCCGTGGGCTCGGGGAAATCCACGCTCATGTACGCGCTCAACGGCTTCCAGCCCGCCGACAACGGTCGCGTCCTGATGAACAACTGGAGCCTGTACGACGACTTCGAGGCGCTGCGCTCCATCATCGGATATGTGCCGCAAGACGACATCGTGCACAAGACGCTGACCGTGCGTGAGTGTCTCTACTACGCCGGGCGGCTGCGCTTGCCCGACGACACCGACGAGGACGAGATCCGCAAGCGCCTCGCCGAGGTGGTCGAGATGCTCGACCTCAACGAACGGCTCGATGTTGCCGTCGGCGAGCTCAGTGGCGGACAGCGCAAGCGCGTCAGCGTTGCCATCGAATTGCTCTCCAAGCCCAGCATGCTGTTCCTCGATGAGCCCACCGCCGGACAAGATCCGCGCACCGAGATGCGCATGATGCAGCTCTTCCGGCAGATCGCGAATCGCGGCTCCACCGTCGTTATCACCACGCACTTGCTGGGTTCGTTCAGCCTGCTCGACAAGATCGCCGTGCTCGTCCGCGGCAAACTCGCCTATTACGGACCCGGACTCGAGATGCTGCACTACTTCCAGACGCAGCGTCCGCACGAGGTCTACGACAAGCTGCGCGAGCGCGAGCCCGAGCACTGGGCCAAGAAATATCGTGAGACCGATCTCTATCGTGACTTCGTCACCCATGGCGCGGGCGAGGAGAAAAAGAGTGGGCGTGCGCAAGGGAGCTCGCGTCCGGTGCGCTCCGAGCCGCACTCGCCCGCGCGGCAGCTCGCGACCCTGGTCGCGCGCCAGTTCGTGAGCCGGCTGAAAGATTGGAAGAATGTGGCCGGCATGCTGGTGCCCACCCTGGCCATCGCGCTGCTCACCGGCCTGCTCAGCTCCGGGCCCAACGAACCCAAAACGCTGCTCATGGTCGTGTTCGCCGGCATGTGGTTCGGATGTTCCGCGTCGGTGCGCGAGATCATCGACGAGCTTTCCATCTACCGCCGCGAGCGGCAGCGCGGCCTCTCGCTGTGGAGTTACCTGGGCTCGAAGCTGCTCTACTTCGGCGTCATCGCGCTGGTGCAGAGCGCGCTGTTCGTCACCGTGCTCAGCCTGATGGACGCGCAATCCAACCACTACTTCGGCGCGCTGTTGATCATGTGGGCCATGACCATGCAGGGTGTGCTCATCGGCTTGCTCATCTCCGCGCTCGCGCGCAATGCCGATTGGGCCCTGTCTATCTTCCCGCTCGCGCTCATCCCGCAGTTGCTGCTGGCCGGGCTGCTGGTCCCGGTGCAGCAACGCCATCCTTTTAATATCGTGAAAGTCGGCGAGACGCCCACCTGCACCGACCGCGTCGCGCTCAACGGCTTCTGTCGCGAGAACGCGCCCCGCTGGACGCTCGCGCGCGAGATGCCTGCCGTGCTCAGCTATGCCGCCTCGCCTTTCATGGCCGCGCGCTGGGGCCTGGAAGCGCTCAGCGATCTGTACGTGCACGACTACACCGAAGACGTTCGCAATCTCGACAAGTACGGCTACAGTTTTGCCGACCTCGGCGCCGTCTCCGTCACCTTCCATGAGGACGATGAGACCCGCATCCGCGATGATGTGGACGCACTCCTGGCCGGCCGCATCACTCCGCAGCAGTTTGCCGATCGCGGACGCTCTCCCGAGTGGATCCCCTACGCTTGCGTGCTCAGCGGCTTTGCTTTCACCATGTTGTTCCTTACCATGGCTGCACTCAAACGCAAGGACTACGAGATGACCAGGCTGTGA